AGGTGAAGGAGTAGGCGAGGTGACCGCCGGGCATGGGTTGCGCGAGGGCCCAGACGTCGTCCCGTACCCGGTCGAGGCCAGGCAGGTCGCCGCGCTCGACGGCGTCCGCCTGCTGGGTGCTGGTGCTGTGCATTCGTCCTCCCGGGTGGTGTCCTCCCACCGTAGACGGTCGGTCCTGCAGCGCCGGTGACCGGCGGGGATGCCATGGCGGTTAGCCTGATCGGATGGGCGACGACGTTGATGGCGGAAGGCAGAGTATGACCGACTGGGACAGGATCACAGCTGCCGTGGGGGTGTCGCAGGGCGGCGACAAGGACCGCGGACGCGAACTCCTCATGGAGTGCTGGGACGCCACCGAACCCGCAGATCACGCTCACCGGTGCGTGCTCGCCCACTATCTCGCGGATACGGAGACGGAGATCGGCAAGGAGGTTGCCTGGGACGAGAAGGCCCTCGAAGAGCATGCGTTCCTGGCGGAGGACGATCTCGCGGCACTGGGGATCCCCTCGGCACGCAGCCTCCGGCCATCGTTGCATCTCAATCTCGCCGACGGATATCACCGTCAGGACAGGACGGACCTCGCGCAGGCCCATCTGGAGCGAGGACAGGCCGCTACGGAGGCCCTTCAGGATGACGGCTACGGGAAGATGATCCGTTCCGGCCTGGACAACCTGGCCCAGCGGATGACCACGCCCCGGTAGGGCCGGACGACGACCGGCCTCCCACGACGACCTGTCCGGCAGGGCCGCCTCGACTCATTCAAGAAAGTGCTTGCCGTTTTGGAAAGTACTTGCGAGTATTGAGCATCGGCTACCACGGAAGGCAAACGTCATGAGTGACACCACGAACACCCACGGTCTCGATGCAGGCAGGGCCCAGGCGCTCCTGCAGCAGGCGGACCAGATCACGGCCAGCGTCCGCACCGGCGCGGGCTGGCCCCACATCGCGACCCTCCTCGGGCTCGGAGCCATCTCCTCGATGGGGATCATCGCCCTCACCCTCGCGGCCCGGGTGCCGGGCACCCCCATGGTCCTGCCGATCGTGACGATGATGGTCTGGATCATCACCTTCTCCACGATGGGCCTGGTCTTCAGCCGCACCAGCAAGCGTGGTTTCGGTGCGCGGTGGGGCCTGTACATCGGCGCCTGGGCGGTGCTCTGGTCCATCGCGATGCTCGTCGGCGGAACCTTCTTCCAGGGGGAGCTGTGGTTCGCCGGCATCATGGCGGCACTGCTCACCCTCGCCACCACGGCGGGCGCCTGGTACGAGGCACGGAGATGAGCGCGCAGGACACCCCCGCCCATCCCCGCCACCACCTCGACCCCACCCTGGGCCATCCCGTCAGGTTCTCGCTGATGGCGGTCCTCGCGCAGACCGACGAGATCGATTTCGCCACCCTGCGTGATCATCTGCAGGTGTCGGACTCCGTCCTCAGCAAACAGGTGACGGCCCTCGAGTCGGCCGGCTACGTCAGGGTCCGC
This genomic interval from Arthrobacter agilis contains the following:
- a CDS encoding winged helix-turn-helix domain-containing protein codes for the protein MSAQDTPAHPRHHLDPTLGHPVRFSLMAVLAQTDEIDFATLRDHLQVSDSVLSKQVTALESAGYVRVRKGFIGKRPRTWLKATKEGESVWQHHLAALRQIAGEF